The Candidatus Limnocylindrales bacterium genomic interval TTTCATGTGCATTCGACCCTCGGAGAGAGATGGCGGGTCAGCCAGGATTCGAACCTGGAACCCTCGGATTTGGAGTCCGATGCTCTACCAATTAGAGCTACTGACCCTCGGTCCCGCATCGCCTCGTCAGACCTTGCCCTCCTTGTGGAGCGTGTGCACCCGGCAAGCGGGGCAGAACTTCTTGCGCGCGAGCTTCTCGGTCGAAAGCTTCTTGTTGCGGCTGGCCCGGTAGTTCTTGCGCTTACAGGTCTCACAGGCCAGGACGATTTGGTCTCGCATGATCGTCTCTCTCTCGTTGCTATCGCGGCGCCCTACTCGGTGATCTTCACGACCACGCCGGCACCCACGGTGCGGCCGCCTTCGCGGATGGCGAAGCGCAGGCCCTCATCCATGGCGATGGGCGTGATCAGGTTGA includes:
- the rpmG gene encoding 50S ribosomal protein L33 yields the protein MRDQIVLACETCKRKNYRASRNKKLSTEKLARKKFCPACRVHTLHKEGKV